The genomic window CTCACGTGCCCGCAGGGGGATTTATGCTGGGCAGTGTATTAGGTTATTTGCCGCAGATGCTGATTTTTAGTTTTGCCGGCGCTGGCATCGGCTTATCCGATCATAATCAGCTTGGGATCAGCATAGGTTTATTTATCTTATCTAGCCTAATAGGCGCGTATTTGTACCGTTCTAGCCTGCGTAAACAGGTGGATGAATTGGAAACCGAATAAGAGTAATAAGGACCCGCAATGGAAGCATTTGTGCGCCGTTTCAATAGTGAAGATTATTATCAGGTACTCTGGCCTTTACTCTTGATGAGTCTATTGATTTTGCTGGTCGGGATTGGTTTTCGCTCTCCTTGGCCCGCCGACGAGCCACGCTTTGTTGAGGTCGCACGGGAAATGGTGGCATCGGGGCAGTGGTTATTTCCGACCCGAGGCGGCGAGTACTATCCCGATAAACCACCGGTGTTTATGTGGGCCATAGCGCTATTTTACCAACTGACGGGCTCCCTTAAACTCGCCTTTCTATTGCCTAATGCCCTGTGTGGCCTGTTGACTGTATTTCTCGTGTACGATCTTGGCGCAAAACTATGGAATGTGCGTGTGGGCCGTAATGCCGCATTACTACTCTTGATTGTGCCGCAGTTTTTAATGCAGGTTAAAAATGCTCAGATAGATGCCATGGTGATGTGTTGGATCACTGTGGGATGCTACGGCCTGATCCGCCACTTTATGCTCGGCCCCCAGTGGCGCTGGTATTTTATTGGTTGGGGTTTTATGGGGCTGGGGGTTATCACTAAAGGAGTGGGATTTTTACCGCTGTTGATGTTAGTTCCTATCGGCATTTATGCCGTTAAGGAGAAAAGCCTTTTTCAAGGACGCTTGACTTGGCTCTGTCTTGCGGGGCCTTTGGCGATGCTCGCCGTGATCGCCTGCTGGTTAGTGCCTATGGTGCTAACGGTGCAAGCCCATGGCACGCCTGAGCTGGTTGCCTACCAAAACAATATTCTGTTTAAGCAAACCGGTGAGCGTTATGTCAACGCTTGGCATCATATTAAGCCTTGGTATTTCTTTATCTTAAGTGTTATTCCGTGGATGTGGTTCCCGATTTCTCTGCTGGTGGTCGCTTACTGGAAGCTATGGGTGCAGAAGGTTAAGGCCGATCCCAAGATTGGTATTTTACTGATTTGGGTGGCACTGGTGGTGCTGTTTTTTAGCATTAGCCCGGGTAAGCGCAATGTGTATATTCTGCCCGCATTACCTATGTTGGCCCTTGCGGCTTCTGCCGTATTAACTGGGGTTGCGCCTAAGGTTTGGTTTGAAAGACTCGTGAGTGGCGCTCTGTGGTTTTTAGGCGGGGTAGTGTTGCTGGCGGGGGTGCTGGCATTGATTCATCATCCCGCATTAGTCAAAGCCCTTGCCGACTATACCGATGATTTAACAGGTATTGGTTACTTGTTTATCTTGCTTGGCCTTTTGTGGTTTTTACTGCTTTGGCTCGGGCGCAAACAATTCGCCCTCGTGAAGGTGGGGATTGTCTCTGCCCTAGGTTGGGTGCTCGTCAGCACTTGGGGATACGCTATGCTGGATGAGATGCGTACCCCGAGGAGCTTGATGTTGCATACCGCAGCAGTGATTGGTGAAGATGCCGAGTTAGGCCTAGTGAACTTTAAAGAGCAGTTTATTTTGTTCTCGCCCATGAGTGTGACGCACTTTAGTTATTTAGCCCCAGTAGAAGAGCAAGAGCGCAATGCATGGCAATGGGTGCAGGAAAACAGACAGCGTTATCTATTAGTGCCAAGCGGGGCAAAACTGAGTTGTTTCAACATTAAAGGCGGTAAGAGCATGGGCATTGCCCACCGAGATGAGTGGATCTTACTCTCGGCCACAGAAATGACGCCAGAATGTGCATCGCCAACGCGGGAATACCGCTACTTTACCGATCATCCTGGGCGCTGGTTAAAGGAATAAACGCAAAATGCCTGCAATTGTGCAGGCATTTTTTATGGCTGTGAGCGCTAGCGCGTCTGACAAATTCCACAAAAGACTGTGGTGCGCTGGCCTAGACGGATTTCACTCAGTAGGTTGCCGCAGCTTGTGCAGGTTTCACCACCGCGGCCATATACATGCAGTTTTTGGGCGAAGTAGCCGGGTTTGCCATCGGCATTGGTAAAGTCTTTCAGCGTAGTGCCGCCCTGTTTAATGGCATGGGCGAGGATTTGTTTCACTTCGGCAACTAAAACGGTCAAACGCTCGATATCGATTTTACCTGCTTCGGCTTCGGGGTGAATCCCCGCGGCAAAGAGGGCTTCGTTAGCATAAATATTGCCCACTCCGACGACTATGTGGTTATCCATCAAACAGAGTTTAATGGCTTTTTTCTTGCCCGCTAATGCAGCGGCTAATTGATTGGCATTAAACGCATTGGTTAAAGGTTCCGGGCCGAGTTTTGCCAGTAATGGATGGGCTTCTTCCGGGAGTTCACACCAGAGCCAAGCGCCAAAACGTCGCGGATCGTTAAAGCGTAAAATGCGGCCATTGGCGAGCACTAGGTCGATATGGTCATGCTTTTCTACTGGGGTGTCGTGGGGCAGAATTCGCAAACTGCCCGACATGCCTAAATGCACTATGCTAGTGCCCGCATCTGTGTCGATTAACAGGTACTTAGCTCGGCGGCGCACCTGACGTATAACTTGGCCGATAATTTGTTTGGCGATGTCAGGTACGGGCCAGCGTAGCGAGCCATTGCGGATCACAAGATCAACCACGGTTTGCTCGACAAGGAAGGGTGCAATACCCTGACGGGTGACTTCAACTTCTGGTAATTCCGGCATGGATTCTTTCTTATCTTAAGTCAAATTGACCGCATTAAGCCGCGGGTTTGGCATCTATGATAGGTTGTAGTTTGGCGCGTAAACTCGGTGGCACTAAGTACCAATTACCCGCGGGAGATTTTAAGGCGCCCTCAATGGGGAAATAAAGCCACAGCTGTGGATCGGCAATATCGGCGATTTGAATCACTAATTCCTGTGGTTTATCTGCTGATTGTGGTGCTTTCGCTAAAGGGGATACCAGTACCGTTTGCCATGCATTTGCCCATTCATCGCAGTTGAGTATTTTAGTATCGCACTCCCATAGTGTGGCTTGCTTATGTAGCCACAAGCCATCGAGTTGCAATTGTGCAAGCGGGGCATGGTCGTCAAACAGGCGCTTGGCGTCACTGGGGATATTATGGGTTTTTCTATCCATAAAAGTGAGCACTGCCACCATAAAGACGCAGGCGAAAATGATGATGTTATTCCACTGTTTACGAGTTAGGGCCATGATAATGCGCGACAACGAGTAGGGGATGATACCCGAGTTTATCACGCCCAAAGTGAGATGCTAGTCCTGCGAGTGCGTTGAACTTTGTGGGTTAGCCGCCCGTTACATTCATAAAGCGTAGGATTTGCACCGCGTTATGATCGAACTCATGTTGTTTGGGCTTAAGGTTAATGCCGGCAAGAATGGCGGCTTTAAGCCTCTCGATATCCCCTGGGAATTGACGCACTATGCTTTTAAGATCAACGGCATGCTCATTGCCCAAACAGAGCAGTAATTGGCCTTCGACAGTGACTCTGACCCTGTTGCACTCATGGCAAAAGTTGTGGCTATGGGGCGAGATAAAACCGATATGGATTGGGCTGTTGGCCATAGTGTAATATCGCGCTGGGCCACCGGTGCGCTTATCGGAGAGTTTGAGTGGATAGCGCGTTTCTATGATGGCTTTGACTTCATCACTGCTGCAGTGGCGGGCGCGCTTACGTTCATCTATTTCGCCGAGGGGCATTTCTTCGATAAAGGCGATATCTAAGTTCCGCTCGCGGCAAAAATCCACAAGATCAATAACTTCATTATCATTTTGCTGTTTTAAAATAACGGCATTTATTTTAATGCGCCCAAAGCCTGCGGCAATGGCGGCATCGATACCTTCGATAACTCGCTCGAGCTTACCGTTGCGGGTTAACTGGGTAAAAAGCGTGGGATTTAAGGTGTCTAGGCTGATATTGAGGCGGGTTAATCCCGCATCGAACATAGGTTTGGCAAGCTTAGTCAGCCTCGAGCCGTTCGTCGTCATGGACAAATCCTTAAGTCCAGGGAGTTTGCCGAGCAGGCTGACAAGTTGATCGCAATCGGTGCGCACTAAGGGCTCGCCCCCGGTTAGGCGGATTTTCGTCACGCCTAGCTCGGTAAAGGCTTGGGCAATCCAAGCTAATTCTTCGAGGTGCAGCACTTGGTCCCTAGGCAGAAAACAGGGATTTTCGGTCATGCAATAGACGCAGCGAAAGTCACAGCGGTCGGTAACCGAAAGCCTTAAATATTCGACCCGACGGCCAAAGGGATCTACTAGTAAACTCATAGGTGCTCACTGGCTCCTAAAGTAAATCCGCAAAGGGTTGAATAAACACGGTTTCACCTGTATTCACTACTTCAGCCTCATCGCCAATGATGATAAGGCAATTGCCTGTGACCATGGAACTTAACATGCCCGAACCTTGGTTGCCTGTGCTGCTCACGTGTAGGCGTCCGTCCTTGCCGAGGTGATAAATACCGCGCATAAACTCGGTACGGCCTTGGCGGCTTCGCAGGGTTTCATCAGTGATGGCTGGAAATAATGGCGCTTGCCAATTGAGTTCACCACCCAGTTTACGCAGCGCTGGCTGCACAAATTGCAGGAAAGACACCATAACGGCCACGGGATTACCCGGCAGACCGAAGAACAGCGTTTCCCCAATTTTACCAAAGGCGAGCGGACGGCCTGGACGCATATTGATCCGCCAGAAATCGATATTGCCAAGGCGGGCGAGCACAGTCTTAATGTAATCGGCATCACCTACGGATACCCCGCCGGAGCTAATCACTACATCGGCCTGGGTTGCTGCCTGTGCAAGGGTGGCTTCGAGGGCGGCCTCTGAATCTTCAATGATGCCTAAATCTATGACTTCACAGCCTAAGCGCTTTGCCATCGCCTTGATAGTAAAGCGATTTGAATCATAAATGCAGTTAGCCTTTAGCTCATCGCCGGGTTGGCTCACTTCATCGCCAGTAGAGAACACGGCAACCCTGGGGCGACGATAGACACTGACACTATTGAGACCTAGGGAGGCGAGTAAACCTTGCTCTGCGGCGCCTAGACGGGTGGCTTTTGCGAGTGCAACTTGCCCCTTGGCGATATCTTCCCCCGCGAGGCGAACATGCTGACCTAGTTCAATATGGCCCTGCAGGCTCACAAGACCATCGACCTCTTGGGCGAGTTCTCTGGGTTGGACTGTATCGGCGCCTGCGGGCACAGGAGCGCCCGTCATGATCCGCACTGTTTCACCGACCTTGAGCGTGCCAGCATAGTGATGGCCGGCAAGCACTTCACCGACAAGTTTAAAGCTTGCTGGCATAGGGTCTTGATAAATAAAGGCGTAACCGTCCATTGCCGAGTTAGTCTGCTGTGGTACGTCGACGGGAGAAATGCTGTCGCTGGCGAGTACGCGGTTATCCAAGGCATCTAAGTCAAGGGCTTCAACCTCTGCGACTGGGGACACATGGGATAAAATCTGTGCTAACCCTTGGCTCACTGTGAGATTTTTATCATTGCCTAGTTCACAGGCATCCACAGTGTTGATCGGCAGCTTGATACTGGGCGCTTGCCAGTTGTGGGCATATTCCATCACAAAGTCGGCAATTTGGCTGACATTGTTGAGATCGAGGCGACGTAGCTCGCTCGGCAACTGAGTGTCATCGCAACAGGCGATGGCGAGAATATTGTCATCTTGGGTGTAGATAAAAGGTTTGTCGTGGGCGGCGCGGTGTAATTCGATTTTAGGTAATGTGAGCTTCTTAAAACCTTCGACGAGGACGATATCGACTTTATCGGCCTCGATTTGTTTTAGCAGATGGACGAGTTCAGGGTCGCCGTCGCGCGCATCTTCCGTCATCAGTGCCCAACGTACATGGGAGGCGACCAGCATTTGCCGCGCGCCAGCTTTACGCATTTCATAACTGTCTTTACCGGGGATATCCACATCGAAGTTATGGTGGGCATGTTTGATAACGGCTAAACGTAGCCCCCGTTGGTTTAATTCGGGGATTAACTGCTTGAGTAAGGTGGTTTTCCCCGTGCCGCTATAGGCACAAAATCCGAGAACGGGAATAGCGAGCGGATTGACGAAGGGGTTACTCATTTGCACCTCTAATCTGGGTTATGGGGGCTTTAGCTTTTAGTTATTTGCGCCGCCAGTCGTTGTTTTTGTTCCGGCGTATTCACATTCACAAAGGCGTTGGCCTGATCGGCGAAAGATTCAACGACAAAGTGATGCTTGGCATACCAAAAGTCCACTTTACGCTCACCCGCCTCGAGAAAAGCTTTCATCGAGTCACGTAAGCAAGGTTTTAACAGTAAGACGACGGGTTGTTCATATTCACCGTCACTGGCGACCGCGATCTCCGCATCTTCAGTCTTAATCGCTGCCAACATCCGTGGCACAAGATCCAATGGCAGTAGCGGGCAGTCGCAGGGCACGACTAATAAATAGTCTGCCTCGGTCTGGCCCATAGCGCTAATCATGCCCGCGAGGGGGCCGAGAAAACCAGTATGCTCATCGCTTATCACCTTAAAACCAAACTCAGCATACCGTGTTTGATTGCGATTTGCGTTGATCAGGATCTCCTTAACCTGAGGTTTTATCCTGTCAATCGTGTGTTCAATCATGGTCTTGCCATTTAATTCGACTAAACCTTTATCGTCCCCGCCCATACGGCGTGCCATGCCACCGGCGAGGATCACAGCATCAATTCGCAACGACATATAAAGATCCCTCAACTGGAGCTGTTTGTACGGATTGAGATGAGATTAGCACTCGCTCGCCTTCTATGTGCCATTGTTGTTTGCAGATGGCGGTTAACGCGCAATTTTGGTGACTGCTGAGCAGCATGCCTGTGCCTTCTTGTTTTAATTGTTGGATCATCTGCAATACCAGTGCTTGGGAATCCTTGTCCATATTGGAGGTCGGCTCATCGAGCATCAGGAGTTTAGGTTGCAGTATCCAAGCGCGTGCAATGGCGAGACGTTGCCTTTCGCCTCCGGATAGGTTGCTCGCTCTAGCGTGTAATAGCGAACCTAACTGAGCTATATCAATGGCTTGCGCCGTGCGTTGTTTCGCCTTGGCCTTAGCTTCAGTGCTGAAACTGAGACCATAGTTAAGGTTGTACTCTACTGTGCCATCGAATAAATAAGGGTGCTGATGCAGGTAAACAGCCTTACCTAGCAGAGGATTACGCTGCCACCAGGCATCAGTGGCAAAGCCGACGGCCTCGATATTTCCCTTAGTGGGTCTAATTAATCCGGCCAGAATTTTCATTAGGGTGGATTTACCCGACCCATTATCACCCTGAAGATAAATCACATCTCCCTGACACAATTCGAGTAATTCGGCTTGAAAGAGTAGGCGCGAGCCAAATGACATTTCCAAGTCTCGGGCGGTGAGTTTTACCTGAGTCATAGGTTAATGGCTCCTTGGCATAGCTTTGCCCCGTAAACTACCTAAAGCAAAGTTAAGGATCAAGGCCAAGATAAGCAGCACGAGTCCAAGGGCGATTGCTTGAGCAAAATCACCTTTGCTGGTTTCCAGCGCGATGGCGGTGGGGATATTACGGGTCACGTTTAAAATATTGCCGCCAACCATCATAGAACAACCCACTTCGGTCAGAATACGACTAAAGGCGGCGACAATGGCCAAGAGTAGGGGCATGCGCAGCTCACGGCATACTGTCCACACGGCTCGACCCCAGGAGGCGCCTAAGGTGCGTGAGGTTTCCCATGCCCGGCGATCGACGCTGGTAAAGGCGGCTTGGCTCATGGCGATCAGTACTGGCGCGCAGATCAACATTTGCCCGAGGATCATGCCTTCTTGGGTGAATAACCACTTTAAGTCCCCCAGCGGG from Shewanella putrefaciens includes these protein-coding regions:
- a CDS encoding ArnT family glycosyltransferase; the protein is MEAFVRRFNSEDYYQVLWPLLLMSLLILLVGIGFRSPWPADEPRFVEVAREMVASGQWLFPTRGGEYYPDKPPVFMWAIALFYQLTGSLKLAFLLPNALCGLLTVFLVYDLGAKLWNVRVGRNAALLLLIVPQFLMQVKNAQIDAMVMCWITVGCYGLIRHFMLGPQWRWYFIGWGFMGLGVITKGVGFLPLLMLVPIGIYAVKEKSLFQGRLTWLCLAGPLAMLAVIACWLVPMVLTVQAHGTPELVAYQNNILFKQTGERYVNAWHHIKPWYFFILSVIPWMWFPISLLVVAYWKLWVQKVKADPKIGILLIWVALVVLFFSISPGKRNVYILPALPMLALAASAVLTGVAPKVWFERLVSGALWFLGGVVLLAGVLALIHHPALVKALADYTDDLTGIGYLFILLGLLWFLLLWLGRKQFALVKVGIVSALGWVLVSTWGYAMLDEMRTPRSLMLHTAAVIGEDAELGLVNFKEQFILFSPMSVTHFSYLAPVEEQERNAWQWVQENRQRYLLVPSGAKLSCFNIKGGKSMGIAHRDEWILLSATEMTPECASPTREYRYFTDHPGRWLKE
- the mutM gene encoding bifunctional DNA-formamidopyrimidine glycosylase/DNA-(apurinic or apyrimidinic site) lyase, coding for MPELPEVEVTRQGIAPFLVEQTVVDLVIRNGSLRWPVPDIAKQIIGQVIRQVRRRAKYLLIDTDAGTSIVHLGMSGSLRILPHDTPVEKHDHIDLVLANGRILRFNDPRRFGAWLWCELPEEAHPLLAKLGPEPLTNAFNANQLAAALAGKKKAIKLCLMDNHIVVGVGNIYANEALFAAGIHPEAEAGKIDIERLTVLVAEVKQILAHAIKQGGTTLKDFTNADGKPGYFAQKLHVYGRGGETCTSCGNLLSEIRLGQRTTVFCGICQTR
- the moaA gene encoding GTP 3',8-cyclase MoaA; translation: MSLLVDPFGRRVEYLRLSVTDRCDFRCVYCMTENPCFLPRDQVLHLEELAWIAQAFTELGVTKIRLTGGEPLVRTDCDQLVSLLGKLPGLKDLSMTTNGSRLTKLAKPMFDAGLTRLNISLDTLNPTLFTQLTRNGKLERVIEGIDAAIAAGFGRIKINAVILKQQNDNEVIDLVDFCRERNLDIAFIEEMPLGEIDERKRARHCSSDEVKAIIETRYPLKLSDKRTGGPARYYTMANSPIHIGFISPHSHNFCHECNRVRVTVEGQLLLCLGNEHAVDLKSIVRQFPGDIERLKAAILAGINLKPKQHEFDHNAVQILRFMNVTGG
- a CDS encoding bifunctional molybdopterin-guanine dinucleotide biosynthesis adaptor protein MobB/molybdopterin molybdotransferase MoeA; protein product: MSNPFVNPLAIPVLGFCAYSGTGKTTLLKQLIPELNQRGLRLAVIKHAHHNFDVDIPGKDSYEMRKAGARQMLVASHVRWALMTEDARDGDPELVHLLKQIEADKVDIVLVEGFKKLTLPKIELHRAAHDKPFIYTQDDNILAIACCDDTQLPSELRRLDLNNVSQIADFVMEYAHNWQAPSIKLPINTVDACELGNDKNLTVSQGLAQILSHVSPVAEVEALDLDALDNRVLASDSISPVDVPQQTNSAMDGYAFIYQDPMPASFKLVGEVLAGHHYAGTLKVGETVRIMTGAPVPAGADTVQPRELAQEVDGLVSLQGHIELGQHVRLAGEDIAKGQVALAKATRLGAAEQGLLASLGLNSVSVYRRPRVAVFSTGDEVSQPGDELKANCIYDSNRFTIKAMAKRLGCEVIDLGIIEDSEAALEATLAQAATQADVVISSGGVSVGDADYIKTVLARLGNIDFWRINMRPGRPLAFGKIGETLFFGLPGNPVAVMVSFLQFVQPALRKLGGELNWQAPLFPAITDETLRSRQGRTEFMRGIYHLGKDGRLHVSSTGNQGSGMLSSMVTGNCLIIIGDEAEVVNTGETVFIQPFADLL
- the mobA gene encoding molybdenum cofactor guanylyltransferase MobA, which encodes MSLRIDAVILAGGMARRMGGDDKGLVELNGKTMIEHTIDRIKPQVKEILINANRNQTRYAEFGFKVISDEHTGFLGPLAGMISAMGQTEADYLLVVPCDCPLLPLDLVPRMLAAIKTEDAEIAVASDGEYEQPVVLLLKPCLRDSMKAFLEAGERKVDFWYAKHHFVVESFADQANAFVNVNTPEQKQRLAAQITKS
- a CDS encoding ABC transporter ATP-binding protein; translated protein: MTQVKLTARDLEMSFGSRLLFQAELLELCQGDVIYLQGDNGSGKSTLMKILAGLIRPTKGNIEAVGFATDAWWQRNPLLGKAVYLHQHPYLFDGTVEYNLNYGLSFSTEAKAKAKQRTAQAIDIAQLGSLLHARASNLSGGERQRLAIARAWILQPKLLMLDEPTSNMDKDSQALVLQMIQQLKQEGTGMLLSSHQNCALTAICKQQWHIEGERVLISSQSVQTAPVEGSLYVVAN
- a CDS encoding ABC transporter permease; protein product: MNDGWLVLLQQALSLLFSLDPDVWSIISVSFAVSFAALLITLVPSMVLGFVLAFAPFRGKWLVTNLVQTLQSIPTVVIGLLVYLLLTRNGPLGDLKWLFTQEGMILGQMLICAPVLIAMSQAAFTSVDRRAWETSRTLGASWGRAVWTVCRELRMPLLLAIVAAFSRILTEVGCSMMVGGNILNVTRNIPTAIALETSKGDFAQAIALGLVLLILALILNFALGSLRGKAMPRSH